The following coding sequences lie in one Candidatus Methanoperedens sp. genomic window:
- a CDS encoding phage tail sheath subtilisin-like domain-containing protein: MASYLSPGVYVEELSSGVKPITGVGTSNGAFVGIAEKGPIGEAKEIPNWARFVDIFGGFIPNGYLAYAVKLFFDEGGTKCFVVRTCHYTNYQNPATKTAKISAATLKDADGGDSMRVSATSEGRWGDNITIDVNDSTEKTLKDGFNLIVKYNNDAVETHENLTMEIVEETIKSNSKYIRVEKDNWDEFGTPKTGLGKIPNKSASPLPLAGGDDGISPTAGITLKDRADKKSLRVSSYFTGSRGNDVTIEVKHDADPPTKFNLIVKYGTTTTETHNDLIMDTIEALINNKSALIVVEKDSWVEGAANITGSGNIPALIAETPLTGGLDDASALSPSDFEGDEKAQNGLHAFDMIDDINIVAMPDMAGKIAAMQAGLTYCMTRKDCFFIIDPAKNKDIDGIKTMRNSFDNKYGAMYYPWIIIYDPITGSTIPVPPSGAAMGTYAYVDATRGVHKAPAGTPDGFLDKALDVEKLVSKGEHDGLHQRQINVIRKFPTSGICIWGAYTLSSDAEWKYINIRRLFLYLEESLDEATQWVVFEPNDPKLWGSVIRNVTAFLLRVWRSGALFGSTPDEAFFVKVDAENNPPEVRDAGQLIIDIGVAPVKPAEFVIIRIMQKTLTK; encoded by the coding sequence ATGGCTAGTTATCTATCACCAGGAGTTTATGTTGAGGAATTGTCCTCAGGAGTAAAACCAATTACGGGTGTTGGCACTTCGAACGGCGCATTTGTTGGGATAGCCGAAAAGGGGCCAATAGGCGAGGCAAAGGAAATACCAAACTGGGCACGGTTTGTGGATATATTCGGAGGCTTTATCCCTAACGGGTATCTCGCATACGCCGTGAAACTGTTTTTCGATGAAGGCGGAACAAAATGCTTTGTTGTCAGGACATGCCATTATACAAATTATCAAAATCCTGCGACAAAGACTGCCAAGATTTCGGCAGCTACTTTAAAGGATGCTGATGGCGGTGACTCAATGAGAGTTTCTGCGACATCAGAAGGTAGGTGGGGGGACAATATTACCATCGACGTGAATGATTCTACGGAGAAAACATTAAAAGATGGTTTCAATCTGATCGTAAAATACAATAATGACGCTGTGGAGACGCATGAAAACCTCACGATGGAAATTGTAGAAGAAACAATAAAAAGCAATTCAAAGTATATCAGAGTTGAAAAGGATAACTGGGATGAATTCGGTACTCCGAAGACCGGTTTGGGAAAAATCCCCAACAAATCCGCTTCTCCTTTACCCCTGGCTGGAGGTGACGATGGTATATCGCCCACAGCAGGCATTACTCTGAAGGACAGAGCGGACAAAAAGTCGTTGAGAGTCTCGTCATATTTTACCGGCTCAAGAGGAAACGATGTGACTATCGAAGTGAAGCATGATGCTGACCCACCAACAAAGTTCAATCTGATCGTGAAATATGGTACTACTACAACGGAAACCCATAATGACCTCATAATGGACACGATTGAAGCCCTTATAAACAATAAATCTGCACTCATCGTGGTTGAAAAAGATTCCTGGGTTGAGGGTGCCGCTAACATAACAGGGTCAGGAAATATCCCCGCGTTAATCGCAGAAACTCCACTTACAGGTGGTTTAGACGATGCGTCTGCACTTTCGCCTTCTGACTTTGAAGGCGATGAAAAGGCGCAGAACGGTCTTCATGCATTCGACATGATCGATGATATAAATATCGTTGCAATGCCTGATATGGCTGGTAAGATCGCAGCAATGCAGGCGGGACTTACTTACTGTATGACGAGAAAAGACTGCTTCTTTATCATCGATCCTGCCAAGAACAAAGATATCGATGGGATAAAGACAATGAGAAACAGCTTTGATAATAAATATGGAGCGATGTACTATCCCTGGATTATCATCTATGACCCTATAACCGGATCGACAATACCTGTGCCGCCGTCTGGTGCGGCTATGGGAACTTATGCATATGTCGATGCCACACGAGGAGTGCACAAAGCACCGGCCGGGACTCCAGATGGTTTTCTTGATAAAGCGCTCGATGTTGAAAAACTCGTATCAAAAGGCGAACATGATGGACTGCATCAGCGGCAAATAAATGTCATCCGAAAGTTCCCGACCTCTGGAATCTGCATCTGGGGCGCTTATACGCTCAGTTCAGATGCAGAATGGAAATATATAAACATAAGGCGGCTCTTCCTTTATCTCGAAGAATCCCTTGATGAAGCAACACAGTGGGTTGTCTTTGAGCCGAACGATCCCAAACTTTGGGGTTCTGTTATCAGGAACGTAACCGCCTTCCTGTTGAGGGTCTGGAGAAGTGGTGCTTTATTCGGAAGTACACCTGATGAGGCATTTTTCGTCAA